In Candidatus Anaeroferrophillus wilburensis, one DNA window encodes the following:
- a CDS encoding ferredoxin family protein: MSKKEKVFKVEIRRDFCKGCGLCIEFCKQEVLGVSPQLNRMGYHYAEPVKPEACVGCMVCTMVCPDVAVEVYSE, translated from the coding sequence ATGAGTAAAAAAGAGAAGGTCTTTAAAGTGGAGATTCGACGTGACTTTTGCAAGGGTTGCGGTCTCTGCATTGAATTCTGCAAACAGGAGGTCCTTGGGGTCTCGCCACAGTTAAACCGGATGGGATACCATTACGCCGAGCCGGTGAAACCGGAAGCCTGCGTTGGTTGTATGGTCTGCACCATGGTTTGCCCTGATGTCGCGGTTGAGGTGTACAGTGAATAA
- a CDS encoding branched-chain amino acid aminotransferase codes for MNITFTKAAALKAKPDENNLGFGTSFTDYMFNMDYNPKLGWHNPRIEPYAPFVLDPSTMVLHYGQGVFEGLKAYRTADGHIQLFRPQENFKRLNYSNHKLSIPPVDEAFILEALKELLRIEKDWVPGAPGTSLYIRPTIIATDNFLGVRASNTYRFFIILSPVGAYYPEGFNPVKIMVTREHVRAVRGGVGDTKTMGNYAASLLAGDKAHKAGYTQVLWLDAVEQIYVEEVGAMNIFFVIDGELVTPMLSGSILPGITRDSVITLAKRWALKVVERKISIDEVVAAHGDGRLTEIFGSGTAAVISPVGELKYGEQVITVGNGEVGPLAKRFFETIQALQYGQGEDALGWIEPVI; via the coding sequence ATTAACATTACCTTTACCAAAGCGGCTGCGCTGAAGGCTAAACCGGATGAGAACAACTTGGGCTTTGGTACCAGCTTTACCGATTATATGTTCAATATGGACTATAATCCTAAGCTGGGATGGCATAACCCGCGCATCGAGCCCTATGCCCCTTTTGTGCTTGATCCTTCCACCATGGTGCTTCATTATGGTCAGGGGGTTTTTGAGGGTCTGAAAGCTTACCGGACGGCGGATGGTCACATCCAGTTGTTCCGGCCGCAGGAAAATTTCAAGCGGCTCAACTATTCGAATCATAAGCTCTCCATTCCCCCAGTCGATGAAGCTTTTATTCTTGAAGCCCTGAAAGAGCTGCTCAGAATTGAGAAGGACTGGGTGCCGGGAGCTCCTGGCACCTCCCTGTATATCCGGCCCACCATCATTGCCACGGATAATTTTCTTGGGGTCCGGGCTTCCAATACCTACCGCTTTTTTATCATTTTGTCGCCGGTGGGTGCCTATTATCCTGAAGGGTTTAACCCGGTGAAAATCATGGTTACCCGGGAGCATGTGCGGGCGGTCCGCGGCGGTGTCGGTGATACCAAAACCATGGGTAATTACGCTGCCAGCCTGCTGGCCGGCGACAAGGCCCATAAGGCCGGTTATACCCAGGTTCTCTGGCTCGATGCCGTTGAGCAGATATACGTTGAGGAAGTGGGGGCGATGAATATCTTCTTTGTCATCGATGGCGAGCTGGTTACCCCTATGCTCAGCGGCAGCATCCTGCCGGGCATTACCCGTGATTCGGTTATTACCCTGGCCAAACGGTGGGCTCTGAAGGTGGTCGAACGGAAGATCAGTATCGACGAGGTTGTGGCGGCCCATGGTGACGGTCGGCTGACGGAAATTTTCGGTTCCGGGACGGCGGCGGTTATCTCTCCGGTGGGCGAGCTGAAATATGGCGAACAGGTCATCACGGTTGGCAACGGTGAAGTAGGGCCTTTGGCAAAGAGATTTTTTGAAACCATTCAAGCCCTTCAATATGGCCAGGGTGAAGATGCACTGGGCTGGATTGAGCCGGTTATCTGA
- a CDS encoding DUF4301 family protein — translation MTWTGRFSEADRRQIEQHGLDVQVVARQLEIFSRGISPVRLDRPCTVGDGMVVLQEQELIRLSGIYDEAALAGRAMKFVPASGAATRMFKTLLSCYESYLKPGSEPMSLDAFTDDQGCLDVLRMKEHCGKFPFADDLRAVVAADGLDVGTLVADGRCDLLMGYLLTEKGLNYSALPKGLIAFHRYDDHVRTPFAEHLVEAAMLTRDREGMVHIHFTISPEHRQLFETYFKQACAGLDGGEIRFEVTFSTQKPSTDTIAVDADNAPFRDAAGRLVFRPGGHGALLTNLNDLQGDIVFIKNIDNVVPDRLKPKICLYEKVLGGYLVELQQQIFHYLECLSAADIGEPLLDEIADFGRRHLFIDLSAEGRQLSTDEVAAFWQDRLNRPLRVCGMVRNQGEPGGGPFWVSGREGCSRQIVESAQVDMASEGQSKIWRASTHFNPVDLVCGVRDYRGQLFNLLEFSDPDTGFIASKSKDGKDLKALEHPGLWNGAMAGWNSVFVEVPASTFNPVKTVFDLLRPEHQPA, via the coding sequence ATGACGTGGACAGGACGCTTTAGTGAGGCAGATCGGCGGCAGATTGAGCAGCATGGTCTGGATGTGCAGGTGGTTGCCCGGCAGTTGGAAATCTTTTCCAGGGGGATTTCCCCTGTTCGTCTTGATCGGCCCTGCACGGTTGGTGATGGCATGGTCGTTTTACAGGAGCAGGAACTGATTCGTTTGAGCGGCATCTACGATGAGGCTGCCCTTGCTGGTCGGGCAATGAAATTCGTGCCTGCTTCCGGGGCGGCAACGCGGATGTTTAAAACGTTGCTTTCCTGCTACGAAAGCTATTTGAAGCCCGGCTCGGAACCCATGTCGCTGGATGCTTTTACGGACGACCAGGGTTGTCTTGATGTTTTGCGCATGAAAGAACATTGCGGCAAGTTTCCATTCGCTGATGACTTGCGGGCGGTGGTTGCTGCTGATGGCCTGGATGTTGGAACCCTGGTTGCCGATGGTCGCTGTGATCTGCTGATGGGTTATCTGCTGACTGAAAAGGGCTTGAACTACAGTGCACTACCAAAGGGGTTGATAGCCTTTCATCGCTATGATGATCATGTTCGGACCCCTTTTGCCGAGCACTTGGTAGAGGCTGCCATGCTTACCAGGGACCGGGAAGGAATGGTTCACATCCATTTTACCATCTCTCCGGAACACCGTCAGCTCTTTGAAACCTATTTCAAACAGGCCTGTGCTGGTCTTGACGGTGGTGAAATCCGCTTCGAGGTCACCTTTTCCACCCAGAAGCCGTCCACCGATACCATTGCTGTTGATGCGGATAATGCGCCTTTCCGGGACGCCGCCGGCAGATTGGTTTTTCGTCCTGGTGGGCATGGGGCGTTGCTGACCAATCTCAATGATCTTCAGGGGGATATTGTTTTTATTAAAAATATTGACAATGTTGTTCCCGATCGCTTGAAGCCGAAAATCTGCCTCTATGAAAAAGTTCTCGGAGGCTACCTGGTGGAACTGCAACAGCAGATTTTTCACTATCTTGAGTGCCTGTCTGCAGCCGACATCGGCGAACCCCTGCTGGATGAGATAGCCGATTTCGGCCGGCGTCACCTGTTTATCGATCTTTCTGCAGAGGGCCGACAGCTTTCAACCGATGAAGTGGCCGCTTTCTGGCAGGACAGGCTAAACCGTCCCTTGAGGGTCTGCGGGATGGTTCGCAACCAGGGTGAGCCGGGAGGTGGCCCTTTCTGGGTGAGTGGCAGAGAAGGCTGTTCCAGGCAGATTGTTGAATCGGCACAAGTGGATATGGCCAGTGAGGGGCAGAGCAAAATCTGGCGTGCATCAACCCATTTCAACCCGGTGGACCTGGTTTGCGGTGTTCGTGATTATCGGGGGCAGCTCTTTAACCTGCTGGAGTTCAGTGATCCTGATACCGGTTTTATTGCCAGTAAATCCAAGGATGGCAAAGATCTGAAAGCTTTGGAGCACCCCGGTTTGTGGAATGGGGCCATGGCCGGTTGGAACAGTGTCTTTGTTGAGGTGCCGGCGAGTACCTTTAATCCGGTGAAAACGGTTTTCGATCTTTTGCGGCCGGAGCATCAGCCGGCTTAG